Proteins encoded within one genomic window of Guyparkeria hydrothermalis:
- the lysA gene encoding diaminopimelate decarboxylase — protein sequence MPQTDLPPFFSRTANGDLQIEQVTASAIVDQFGSPTYVYSRAAIESAFNALTDAFGERAHRICYAVKANSNIGILSVLARLGAGFDIVSYGELARVQAAGGDPAKTVFSGVGKSADEIRGALAAGIGCLNVESEAELRRIAEIASEMQRIAPISLRVNPDVDARTHPYISTGLKDNKFGIAIDEALPLYEWAHTQPSLEIVGIDCHIGSQLTDVSPFRDAAERVMKLAHRLAERGIELKHLDLGGGLGIRYTDENPPPAADWIEAIRSVVDADPLAHDLPIWIEPGRFIAGPAGALVTRVEYLKPGRHKSFAIIDAAMNDLMRPALYGSDMAIVSAGRGDGDRLEATWEIVGPICETGDFLGHDRPFELGEGDLLAVLGAGAYGFSMASNYNTRPRAAEVLVDGDTCHEIRRREPLESLWALEQVPPAE from the coding sequence GTGCCCCAGACCGATCTCCCGCCGTTCTTCTCTCGCACCGCCAACGGTGATCTGCAAATCGAACAGGTCACCGCCAGCGCGATCGTCGACCAGTTCGGTTCGCCCACCTATGTCTACTCGCGGGCGGCGATCGAGTCGGCCTTCAACGCCCTCACCGACGCCTTCGGTGAGCGCGCCCACCGCATCTGCTACGCGGTCAAGGCCAACAGCAACATCGGCATCCTCAGCGTGCTGGCCCGGCTGGGCGCCGGCTTCGACATCGTCTCCTACGGCGAGCTGGCGCGCGTGCAGGCGGCCGGCGGCGACCCGGCCAAGACGGTGTTCTCCGGCGTGGGCAAGTCGGCCGACGAGATCCGCGGCGCGCTGGCGGCGGGCATCGGTTGCCTCAACGTCGAATCCGAGGCCGAATTGCGCCGCATTGCCGAAATCGCGAGCGAAATGCAGCGAATCGCACCGATCTCCCTGCGCGTCAACCCGGATGTCGATGCCCGCACCCACCCCTACATTTCCACCGGGCTGAAGGACAACAAGTTCGGCATCGCCATCGACGAGGCCCTGCCGCTGTACGAGTGGGCCCATACCCAGCCGTCGCTGGAGATCGTCGGGATCGACTGCCACATCGGCTCGCAGCTGACCGACGTCAGCCCGTTCCGCGATGCGGCCGAACGGGTGATGAAGCTCGCCCACCGGCTGGCCGAACGCGGCATCGAGCTCAAGCATCTCGATCTCGGCGGCGGCCTCGGCATTCGCTACACCGACGAGAACCCGCCGCCGGCGGCCGACTGGATCGAGGCGATTCGCTCGGTGGTCGATGCCGACCCGCTCGCCCACGATCTGCCGATCTGGATCGAACCGGGGCGCTTCATCGCCGGGCCGGCCGGCGCACTGGTCACCCGGGTGGAATACCTCAAGCCGGGGCGGCACAAGTCGTTCGCGATCATCGATGCGGCGATGAACGACCTGATGCGCCCGGCACTCTACGGCAGCGACATGGCGATCGTGTCGGCCGGCCGCGGTGACGGCGACCGCCTTGAGGCAACCTGGGAGATCGTCGGCCCGATCTGCGAGACCGGCGATTTCCTCGGCCACGATCGCCCGTTCGAGCTGGGCGAGGGTGACCTGCTGGCCGTGCTCGGGGCCGGGGCCTACGGCTTCTCCATGGCTTCCAACTACAACACCCGCCCGCGGGCCGCCGAAGTGCTGGTCGACGGCGACACCTGCCACGAGATCCGCCGTCGCGAACCGCTCGAATCTCTCTGGGCGCTCGAGCAGGTACCGCCGGCCGAGTGA
- the lptM gene encoding LPS translocon maturation chaperone LptM produces the protein MSRLLPIPTLSRQLGAGLLLATLCLTGCGQKGPLYLPDEQPADKPAETDTSPTTTEQD, from the coding sequence ATGTCACGCTTGTTGCCGATCCCCACGCTCTCACGCCAACTCGGCGCAGGGCTGCTGTTGGCCACCCTCTGCCTGACCGGCTGCGGTCAGAAGGGACCGCTCTATCTTCCCGACGAGCAGCCGGCTGACAAGCCGGCCGAGACCGACACCTCCCCGACCACCACCGAACAGGACTGA
- a CDS encoding RsmB/NOP family class I SAM-dependent RNA methyltransferase, whose amino-acid sequence MSDPTPDSSTLSGNDWPAPALPRGRPFPAQLQLAAELLERIGSEGLPADRVLQRELATQRRMGKRDRERVRELTLFVLRQRRVLDWLLDRDQPDMAMRVAAALLLADALDPVLAASAGLGENDMARLAERRNTPFPELPTDIRFNLTADAAAQWNELAPADPEALAQALESRAPIDLHANPRCASAAALRTELAEADIEATPIDGLPLGLRLQRPARLTRLPAFERGAFEIQDAGSQWVVRAVGAQAGDRILDLCAGAGGKSLGLLDETDGNLDLTACDLHADRLERLRARARRHGDLDLKLHAADATRPLPDALGQFDHVLIDAPCSGSGTWRRHPELRWAAIDWPDLATTQRQLLEQGAAVTRPGGRLIYATCSLWPAENEAVVADFLAGHPGWQAVIPGDIGLPDDAITRDGWVRLRPDRHGCDGFFIACLQAP is encoded by the coding sequence ATGTCCGACCCGACCCCCGATTCCTCAACCCTTTCCGGAAACGACTGGCCCGCCCCGGCACTGCCGCGCGGACGCCCGTTCCCGGCGCAGCTGCAACTCGCCGCCGAGTTACTGGAGCGCATCGGCAGCGAGGGCCTGCCGGCCGATCGGGTCCTGCAGCGCGAACTCGCCACCCAGCGGCGCATGGGAAAACGCGACCGCGAGCGGGTCCGTGAACTGACCCTGTTCGTCCTGCGACAGCGGCGCGTGCTCGACTGGCTGCTCGACCGCGACCAGCCAGACATGGCGATGCGGGTGGCCGCCGCACTGCTACTGGCCGATGCGCTCGACCCGGTCCTTGCCGCAAGCGCGGGCCTCGGGGAAAACGACATGGCACGCCTCGCCGAGCGCCGAAACACGCCCTTCCCGGAGCTGCCGACCGATATCCGCTTCAATCTCACTGCCGACGCGGCCGCCCAGTGGAACGAGCTCGCGCCAGCCGATCCCGAAGCGCTCGCGCAGGCGCTCGAGTCCCGAGCGCCGATCGACCTGCACGCCAACCCGCGATGCGCTAGCGCGGCGGCGTTGCGAACCGAACTGGCCGAGGCGGACATCGAAGCCACACCCATCGACGGCCTTCCGCTCGGCCTGCGACTACAGCGGCCAGCCCGCCTGACACGCCTGCCCGCCTTCGAGCGGGGGGCGTTCGAGATCCAGGATGCCGGTAGCCAGTGGGTAGTCCGCGCCGTCGGCGCGCAGGCGGGCGACCGGATTCTCGACCTGTGCGCCGGCGCCGGCGGCAAGAGCCTGGGGCTGCTGGACGAGACTGACGGCAACCTGGACCTGACTGCCTGCGACCTGCATGCCGACCGACTGGAGCGCCTGCGCGCCCGCGCCCGTCGCCACGGCGACCTCGACCTCAAGTTGCACGCCGCGGACGCCACCCGCCCCCTGCCGGATGCACTCGGCCAGTTCGACCACGTGCTGATCGACGCGCCCTGCAGCGGCTCGGGCACCTGGCGACGCCATCCCGAGTTGCGCTGGGCGGCTATCGACTGGCCGGATCTCGCGACCACCCAGCGACAACTGCTGGAACAGGGCGCGGCCGTCACTCGCCCGGGCGGGCGGCTCATCTATGCGACCTGCAGCCTGTGGCCGGCGGAGAACGAGGCCGTCGTCGCCGACTTTCTCGCCGGGCATCCCGGCTGGCAGGCGGTCATCCCCGGCGACATCGGCCTGCCGGATGATGCGATCACCCGGGACGGCTGGGTGCGGCTGCGCCCGGACCGACACGGTTGTGACGGGTTCTTCATCGCCTGCCTGCAGGCACCGTGA
- a CDS encoding glutathione peroxidase yields the protein MLENREGQKVPNVTFRTRQNHDWVNVTSDEIFKGKTVAVFSLPGAFTPTCSSSHVPRFNELAPVFKENGVDEIVCISVNDAFVMNEWAEDQDADRIRFLPDGNGDFTDGMGMLVDKDDLGFGKRSWRYSMVVKDGTIEKMFIEPEKPGDPYEVSDADTMLDWLAPNAKKPHSIMLFTRKGCPFCARAKGMLHDAGLEFDEIVVGDDVNLRALRAVAQTETVPQCYVDGQKVGGSEEVEAWLKQQGY from the coding sequence ATGCTGGAGAACCGTGAAGGCCAGAAGGTACCCAACGTCACCTTCCGCACCCGCCAGAACCACGACTGGGTCAACGTGACCTCCGACGAGATCTTCAAGGGCAAGACCGTCGCGGTCTTCTCCCTGCCGGGCGCGTTCACCCCGACCTGCTCCTCGAGCCACGTGCCGCGCTTCAACGAGCTCGCGCCGGTCTTCAAGGAGAATGGTGTCGACGAGATCGTCTGCATCTCGGTCAACGACGCCTTCGTCATGAACGAGTGGGCCGAAGACCAGGACGCCGACCGCATCCGCTTCCTGCCGGACGGCAACGGCGACTTCACCGACGGCATGGGCATGCTGGTCGACAAGGACGACCTCGGCTTCGGCAAGCGCTCCTGGCGCTACTCCATGGTCGTCAAGGACGGCACGATCGAGAAGATGTTCATCGAGCCGGAGAAGCCGGGTGACCCGTACGAGGTCTCCGACGCGGACACCATGCTCGACTGGCTGGCTCCGAACGCCAAGAAGCCGCACTCGATCATGCTGTTCACCCGCAAGGGCTGCCCGTTCTGCGCCCGCGCCAAGGGCATGCTGCACGACGCCGGTCTCGAGTTCGACGAGATCGTCGTCGGTGACGACGTGAACCTGCGCGCCCTGCGCGCCGTCGCCCAGACCGAAACCGTGCCGCAATGCTACGTCGACGGCCAGAAGGTCGGCGGCAGCGAGGAAGTCGAGGCCTGGCTCAAGCAGCAGGGCTACTGA
- a CDS encoding alpha/beta fold hydrolase translates to MNTQANAAVDLHFEERGGGLPVIIMHGMFGSLSNWRGIAQSLSENYRVINVDLRNHGRSPHAPGLDYEAMSNDILALMDRLGIERAHLIGHSLGGKLGMVLADRHPERVARLAVVDIAPKWYPPWHQDVFEALDAVDLSTLESREQARQQMAAHVFEPEVRAFLAANLEQVDGQWRWRFNLPELKAAYEQTSDMPALSGFYLGPTLFIRGAQSAYIEAADEPQIGRDFPQSCIATLERARHWPHIEDTDGFLDAVTRFFATGCEGFPAPRGA, encoded by the coding sequence ATGAACACGCAAGCAAACGCGGCGGTCGACCTGCATTTCGAGGAGCGCGGCGGCGGGCTGCCGGTGATCATCATGCACGGCATGTTCGGCTCGCTCTCGAACTGGCGCGGTATCGCCCAGTCGTTGAGCGAGAATTACCGGGTGATCAACGTCGACCTGCGCAACCACGGTCGCTCCCCGCATGCGCCGGGCCTTGATTACGAGGCGATGAGCAATGACATCCTCGCCCTGATGGATCGACTCGGCATCGAGCGTGCCCACCTGATCGGCCACTCGCTCGGTGGCAAGCTCGGCATGGTGCTTGCCGACCGCCATCCCGAGCGCGTCGCGCGACTGGCGGTGGTCGACATCGCGCCGAAGTGGTATCCGCCCTGGCACCAGGACGTCTTCGAGGCGCTCGACGCGGTCGACCTGTCGACGCTCGAGTCGCGCGAGCAGGCGCGCCAGCAGATGGCGGCGCACGTGTTCGAGCCGGAGGTGCGCGCCTTCCTTGCTGCCAACCTCGAGCAGGTCGACGGGCAGTGGCGCTGGCGATTCAACCTGCCGGAGCTGAAGGCCGCCTACGAGCAGACTTCGGACATGCCGGCCCTCTCGGGTTTCTATCTCGGCCCGACTCTGTTCATCCGCGGGGCGCAGTCGGCCTACATCGAGGCGGCCGACGAGCCGCAGATCGGACGCGATTTCCCGCAGAGCTGCATCGCCACGTTGGAGCGGGCGCGCCACTGGCCGCACATCGAAGATACCGACGGCTTCCTCGACGCCGTGACCCGGTTCTTCGCCACCGGCTGCGAGGGGTTCCCTGCGCCGCGCGGTGCCTGA